In Rhinopithecus roxellana isolate Shanxi Qingling chromosome 16, ASM756505v1, whole genome shotgun sequence, a single genomic region encodes these proteins:
- the LOC104672326 gene encoding LOW QUALITY PROTEIN: olfactory receptor 2S2-like (The sequence of the model RefSeq protein was modified relative to this genomic sequence to represent the inferred CDS: inserted 1 base in 1 codon) yields the protein MEKANETSPVMGFILLGLSAHPELEKTFFVLILLMYLVILLANGVLILVTILDSCLHTPMYFFLGNLSFLDICFTTSSVPLVLDSFLTPQETISFSACAVQMALSFAMAGTECLLLSVMAFDRYVAICNPLRYPMIMSKAACVPMAASSWAIGGAASVVHTSLAIQLPFCGNNVINHFTCEILAVLKLACADISINVISMEVTNVIFLGVPVLFISFSYVFIITTILRXPSAEERTKAFSTCSAHLTVVIVFYGTLFFMYGKPKSKDSMGADKEDLSDKLIPLFYGVVTPMLNPIIYSLRNKDVKAAVRSLLRPKGFTQ from the exons ATGGAAAAAGCCAATGAGACCTCCCCTGTGATGGGGTTCATTCTCCTGGGGCTCTCTGCCCACCCAGAGCTGGAAAAGACATTCTTCGTGCTCATCCTGCTGATGTACCTGGTGATCCTGCTAGCCAACGGGGTCCTCATCCTGGTGACCATCCTTGACTCCTGCCTGCACACACCCATGTACTTCTTCCTGGGGAACCTTTCCTTCCTGGACATCTGCTTCACTACCTCCTCAGTCCCACTGGTCCTGGACAGCTTTTTGACTCCCCAGGAAACCATCTCCTTCTCAGCCTGTGCTGTGCAGATGGCACTCTCCTTTGCCATGGCAGGAACAGAGTGCTTGCTCCTGAGCGTGATGGCGTTTGATCGCTATGTGGCCATCTGTAACCCCCTTAGGTACCCCATGATCATGAGCAAGGCTGCCTGTGTGCCCATGGCTGCCAGCTCCTGGGCTATTGGTGGTGCTGCTTCCGTGGTACACACATCCTTGGCAATTCAGCTGCCCTTCTGTGGGAACAACGTCATCAACCACTTCACCTGTGAGATTCTGGCTGTTCTCAAGTTGGCCTGTGCTGACATTTCCATCAATGTGATCAGCATGGAGGTGACAAATGTGATCTTCCTGGGAGTCCCGGTTCTGTTCATCTCTTTCTCCTATGtcttcatcatcaccaccatcctga ATCCCTCAGCTGAGGAGAGGACAAAGGCCTTCTCCACCTGCTCTGCCCACCTCACTGTGGTCATCGTCTTCTACGGGACCTTATTCTTCATGTATGGGAAGCCCAAGTCTAAGGACTCCATGGGAGCAGACAAAGAGGATCTTTCAGACAAACTCATCCCTCTTTTCTATGGGGTGGTGACCCCCATGCTCAACCCTATCATCTACAGCCTGAGGAACAAGGACGTGAAGGCTGCTGTGAGGAGCCTGCTGAGACCAAAAGGCTTCACTCAGTGA